In Ignisphaera sp., the sequence TTTATGAAGACTCTTAGAGAGATTGCCAAACCCATTATTATCGCTGCAAACAAAATCGATGTTCCAGAGGCTAGAGAACTCTACAAAAACCTTGTCAAAAGATTGCCAAACAGGATAATAGTGCCTGTTACAGCACTTGGAGAGCTAATGCTTAGAAGATTTGCTGAAAAAGGCTATGTCGAGTACCTTCCAGGAGACCCAGACTTTGTGATAAAGGATAGGTCTGCTTTCACACAACAGCAACTGAAGGGCTTAGAACTTTTGAGGGAGATAATGAAAGAGATTGGCGGTACCGGGGTTCAGAAAGCATTGAATAGCGTGGTTTTCGACGGCCTCAACAAAATTGTTGTCTATCCAGTCGAGGATGAGAATAGGTATACTGATAGCAAGGGAAATGTTCTCCCAGATGCATACCTAGTTACCAAGGGCTCTAAAGCCATAGACCTTGCATACCTAGTTCACACCGACCTCGGCAAAAGATTTCTCTACGCAATAAACGCCAAAACCAAACAAAGAATAGGTAAAGACTATGAGCTTAAAGACGGGGATGTGATAAAAATTGTTGCAACTGTGTAGTGGGTATATATGCAAGAAAGCGATAAGAGAAAAGCCCTGTTAACAGAAATCACATTGACAACGCTGTGCCACGCTACCGAGGATTGCAACAAGGTTAAACAAGCATTGCTTAACCTCGTCCCACAGGATATAGCATCCTCAGCACAGCTACTTGCAGACACCATGAAGGGATTCTACGGCAACATCATCACAAGATTTGAGCTCAGAGCCCACGGCAATGATGCGCAAAAGGTTTTGGAGCATCTTGCAAAGCTTCTAAGCGAAAGCGATAGGAGATATATTATAAGCTCCCTTGAGATCAGATACGATAGGAAATCGAACAAAGTGTTTATTAGAATAGATAAGCAGAGCGCCTATCTCAAAACGCCATTTGTTTCCGAAGGCGACGACATCGTAAAAATCGTTTTGTCGTTTTCCATGCTAAGATCCTTGGATAGTGTTAGAGAGGTTCTAGAGGAGATATTCTTTGGCCCAAAGAAGTAAGGCAAACATGCTTGTATTGTTTGATTCGTGCGAAGACATTAAAAAGTACATTGATTCCGATGCCAATGCTGGGTTGATTGGCTTGGAAGAAAAGTTCTTTGAAAAATGCAGAGACATGCTTCCATTAATAGACGAAAACAATGTTGTTTTAGTGCCGAGGAGCTTGAAGCCTGTAAGCAGAAAATCTATTCCACATGAGTCTAGCATAGGAGGGGCTATAACATCTTACATACCATTTGATACACAGTCAGCCCGCACACTAGCAAAAATTCGAAGACCTAGCATCATCCTAATCACGCCCGGCACCTTGAAATATGTAGACGAGGCTCAGATAAACTTTATGAGGCAATCACATGAGCGAAAATTTCTAGAGGTTGCACTAGGGCATTTCGTAAAGATGCTTGGAGAGAATGGAAAGGGGTATGCACAGGTGGAGAGGGCGTTTAGAATCCTTGGAGATGTTATTGAGAGGGCTCTGAAATACGATGTTGGTGTTGTTGTTTCTGGTGCTGTAGAGCCTTATCCCAAAACGCTTTTCACTAGCCACCTCGACTTAATACTTTTTTCGATTGGCTTTTCAAAAAGAGAGAGGCGGATGGTGCTAGAGGTCTACCCCTTTGAGATGCTGAAAACAATGTTTGGTGGCTAAGCATTGGAGGTGCTACTCCTCATAGCCATTGCGCTGTCTTTGGCGTCGCTAGTCACATCCATTGTCTGTGCATATAAGGTTAGGAAATATGTTTCAACGCTTCTAGACGAGCTTTCCCTATCGTTGCTCACAAGGAGAAAGAGTAGGAGGGTGAAGAGATATGTTCTGCTAAAGTTTGTGTGCAGCGATAAAACAGATTTGAAGAGTTTTGTAAACGGGCTTGAAAAGATTGTGGCAAGGTTTCTTGGAGAACTAGACAAAATCGACTGTGGCATAACTGTTGCATCTGTTTCAACAGCTTCTAGAAGAGCCATCATAAGGGTTACTGGAGACTATAGATGTGTGAAAAGAGTCTTGGTAGCGCTGTCCATTCAGCACATATTATTTGACAGCTGTATAGTCGTTCCTCTGAGAACCTCGGGTCTACTATCAAGGCTAAGAAAAATGCTCTAACATCCTAATGCTAGGACCTCAGAATTGTTACTATACTCTCCAAGAACTTTACAGCCTCCTCAAACTCCTCCCTGCCCCTCTGAGACAACCTGTATAGAGTCTCACCACCAGATTTTACAGTCTCTAGAAGCCCCTCTCTAGCCATTCTATAAACAACACTGTATATAGTTATAGTCGATGCCTTTATCCCCATATCATTCCTCAATATTTTCACAATGTCGTAGCCCCTCAAAGGCTCTCTATTCATCAGCGCCTTTGCGACGTATATCCACAGCGTTTCCACAGTCAGCTTCCTCTTCAACCTCCTCACAGCTTTTGACTCCATAGAGTCTTGCACCTGTTTTTCAAGAGCCGGTCGCTTGTACGAGATCTATAATTAAGGTTTATATATCTCTCTGTTTATATATCTCTGCAGAAATATTTGCGGCGAGAAATATGGTTAGAGTTGGAATTGTTGGCGTTGGAAACATTGCAGCAATGTTTATCCAGGCAGTAGAGTATTATAGGAGACATGAGAAAGAAGATGGGCTGATACACCGCATAATCAGAAATTACAGAGTATATGATATCAGATTCGCATACGCTATCGACGTCTCCAAAAACAAGGTTGGCAAAGACCTCTCCGAAGCCATATTCGCCAAGCCAAACCAGGTTCCAAAGTACATCGATGTGCCTAGAACAGGCGTTGTTGTCAGAATGGGTAGGGTTCTAGACGGTGTTGCAGAGCACATGAGAGAGGATTTTGAGCCCGCCAACGAGCCCGAGCCAAGCCTCCACGAAATTGCAAAAGAGCTCGAGGAAAACAACGTCGATGTTCTCGTGAATCTTCTTCCAGTTGGAAGTGCACAGGCATCTAGATTCTATGCAGAGGCAGCGGCAAAAGCTGGTGTAGCATTTGTTAACTGTATTCCCGAGTTCATAGCCAGCGACCCAGCATACAGCAAAATGTTTGAGGAGAACAACACCCTCGTTCTAGGCGATGACATAAAGGGGCAACTAGGCTCAACAATAGTTCACAGAGCCCTTGCAAGCCTAGTCGCTATGAGGGGCGGAGAAATCGTCGAATCCTACCAGCTCAACGTCGGTGGAAACACAGACTTCAAGAACATGCTCGATCATAGCAGGCTCCACAGCAAGAAGATAAGCAAGACAATGGCTGTCGCATCCACGCAGCCAGACCCTGAGAAAATATTGGAAAATCTCTTTGCAGGTCCAAGCGGCTACATACCATTCCTCGGAAACACCAAGGTCGCATACATATACATGAAGGTGCTCGGCTTCATGGGGCTCCCAATAACAATAGATTTGAAGCTAACAGTAGACGACAAGGCAATGGCCTCTGCAATCCTAGCAGATGTTGTTAGACTGGCAAAGGCGTTAAGAGACAAGGGTGTTAAGGGAAGCCCGGACTGGGCATCAGCATTCTACTTCAAGTACCCGCCAAAACAGGCTAAAAGCGATGAGGAGGCTCTACTCAACCTCTATCTAAAGCTCGAAGAGCTTGGAATAGACATAGAGCCTAAGAGACTCTACCTGTGGAACTATCTAAAACAAAAGCAATAGGCTTATTACACCACCAAGCCTTTTCCACTTTCTGCAACAACTAGAAGAGATGATGATGCCGCTCCAAACAGTTTGCTAGACACAATATGAAGACCCCGCGACGAACTGATCAAACCACCGCCTAGAGGATATCGCAATGCTATTACCTGTTGCTTCAATTGTGTGAGAAGTCTATGCTATAGACAATCGATGGAAGTGTGCCGTGTATCACCCTAAGCCTCTCTATACGGGCATCGTCAAACCCTGCCAAAACCCTCTCCGCCACCTTGGTTGCCGATGTTATGAATACGATCTTTCTAAAGCTGTTCTCCCTCAGAACAGCAATAGCTTTTCTATATAGCTTCTCAAGACCACCCGGCTTCATCCTATAGCCATATGGAGGGTTGAACACAGCTATATCCATTTCAACTCCAAACTCGTGCTCCAAACCCCTAATCTTCGGTGTGATCTCTACCATATCCCCAGCTATGAATATTGTAGAGTCGTCTACACCAGCATTCTTCGCATTTATTACAGCGCCCTCCACAAACCTCGGATTTATGTCCACCCCTATGTGTATCCTCTCCCACTCAACCAAGCTCTTCATACACAGCTTATCTATTTCGTCTACCACCTGTGGGAAAAGCCTGTCCAGCATGCCGAGGTCTATACTCCTCCTCGCTATACATGGGATCTCCACACCCTTACTAGCTAAAGCAGCTTCAATAGCCACTGTTCCCCCACCGCACATAGGGTCGTACAGCCCATCCCCAGGTCTCCAACCTGCTATTCTAAGCATTGCAGATGCTATTGTACTTTTTAACGCTGCTGGATGGCTGAAAACCCTATACCTTCTTCTGTGGAGAGATTCTCTCGTAAGTGAAATGGCCACAACTAGTCTACTCCCATTGAGCTCTACATAGATCTCAACATCAGGCTCATCAAGATTCACCCTAAGCCTAACGCCCTTCGCCTGCATATAGCCATCTATCACAGCCTGCCCCGCCACCCTACCTATATCAATACTCGTAAAACTGTGTTCACCAATTCTCTCAGGCCTTATTGCAAAGGATTGGCTAGGCTCTAAAAACAATGTGAAGTCTATGCCCCTAACAATCTTGTATATCTCATCAAGTGTAGAGACGTTTTCTGCAGACTCTACGATATAATATATGTTGTTTGCAATACGAGAACGAAAAACATTCACAATGTTAGCCCTATCAACATCTATGAATACCCTGCCACTCGACTTTTCAAGTATATTAACGTTAGCAAGCTCCTTGAGCTCCTCAGCCAGAACCCCCTCAAAGCCCGTATCAGACGTAACCAAAAGCCTCAAGAGACCCACCACAGCTTGTCAGACAGCCACCGCAACCTCATCACTCGGTAGCGGTCGGGATTGACATCATCCAAAAGCTATTTGCTCCAACAAGACTAATAAATGTGTTGCCCAGCTGATCTATCTACATGAGACTATTCTTGTGCCCACAACCTCCCCCGAGAGGATCCTCTCGAAGTTCCCAGAGTCAAATCCGTTGAAAACAACAACCTCTATACAACTTCTTTTAATGACCTGCACAGCTATGGGATCCAAAAGCTCGTAGCCTCCAGCCTCAAACCTCTGGCTCATAACCTGTCCAAGCACATCTATAGATATGCTATCAAATCTCTTTGCATCTGGAAACCTCTTCGGATCTTTATCATATACTCCATCCACATCAGTTGCATAAAGCATTCTCCTAATCCCAAGCGTCTCAGCAACCACAGCTGCAACAGCAGCTGTTGACTGCCCTGGCTGAAGACCGCCAACAACAACGACTTTGCCAGTGCTCCAAGCCCTCTGCACATCCTCTATACTCCTAGGTATGGGAACATATGCGTAGTCCCCAAGCGCATATGCAAGCAAAAGCGCATTGATGCGCGCAATCTCGATTCCAATCATATCTGCTTGTGCATTATTCAGCCTCAATGCTCTTGCACATCTTATGTATGTCCTAGCCTGCTGCCCACCACCAACAACGACAGCAATCCTCCTGCCACTATCAACAGCTCTTATAATAGCTTGCACATACCTCTCGATAAGCTCTGGGCTATCTGGATTCACAATCTTTCCAGATAGCTTTAACAAGACCTTTTCTCCAGCCATATCACACACATCCACATACTTCTAGAGTTGCATACCTCTATAGGAATATAAAAGCTTTGAGATCTGGAGAAACCATTCAGATGACTATCTACATGATCTATACACCATACCATATAATCAAAGCCAATACCATTGTATCGATGATTTTCATACATATAATACAATCTCGTAATGCAACTACGAATAAATTTGTCTGTGCATTGTTCGATACACTAGTATATCGACTAGATTAGTAGCTAATACTCAAAGATCATTCAATTGCTTTACAAAAAATTCATTCAATTGAAATGACATAGCCTCTGGCCTTGGGGTCTGAAGCAAGATTTATCAAACGGGTTATAGCCCAAGACGTTAAAATATCTAAATAAGCCGAATATTATGAGAATTACTGACATAATGAAGTGTTATGATGATCAATATTGAAATATGTACACTATCTGTATTGAAATAAAGCGAACCAGTTGGTGTATAGGTAAGTCGATCAGCTAGTATACCTAGTAGCTAGTTATCCAGCTGGCTTCAGAACCATCTCAACTAGTTTGGAACACTAAACGCTTTGGGCTAACAGCGTGGTATCTAACACTTATAAATTAGCATTTTTGAGACATTTGTTTTGCAACTGGATTTGATAAGGAATTGATTGGAGCTGTTCATACAATGTTTCCAATTTTGAGATAGAGGAAAACAGCGTATATACACCTCATGCAGCATATAGACTCTATTGGGTTTCATCAGCCTATGGAGTGTCGTAAAACTGCTTAACTTTACTGGCTGAAAGTTAAGCACCACTTAACTACACCATCAACCAGTAAAGACCCTACGAAACCCACAAACATTCTTCACAGACTCTCATCAGCTTCATCAAGCTTAAGGAGAATTATGAGTCCAAGGCAGTGTCTTCAGAGTTACTTACACCTAAATCAAGCTATATACACATTTGACCGTGGACCAATTTTCATTAAAAGATATATACATTAACTTGCTAGCTTCATATATAGAATAAGAAATAGCCATGTAAGAATAATTATATTGTGGATGACTTTGTATGAACACAGGCTCGGGGCAAAGCACTGCCTTGCAGAGCTATGTTTTTGGTGATGAGGTTCTGGATCAGTTACTTGCAGGGGGTATAGAGCCAGGATCTCTAGTGCTGGTTCTCGGACATCCAGGTGCGGGGAAGTCAACTTTTGCTGCTCGTATAGTCTTCGAGAATATTATGAGATACAACATAAAAGGTGTTTATCTAGGCTTTGCTGAGACCAAGGCCAAGTTCTACTCCTATATGAAAAGATTCAACATGGATCTAGAGCTAGCAGAGAAGAAGCAACTGTTTGAATTTGTGCAAATGCTAACTATGAGTGGGAAAGACCTTCTAG encodes:
- a CDS encoding RNA-binding domain-containing protein translates to MQESDKRKALLTEITLTTLCHATEDCNKVKQALLNLVPQDIASSAQLLADTMKGFYGNIITRFELRAHGNDAQKVLEHLAKLLSESDRRYIISSLEIRYDRKSNKVFIRIDKQSAYLKTPFVSEGDDIVKIVLSFSMLRSLDSVREVLEEIFFGPKK
- a CDS encoding Rpp14/Pop5 family protein, encoding MLLLIAIALSLASLVTSIVCAYKVRKYVSTLLDELSLSLLTRRKSRRVKRYVLLKFVCSDKTDLKSFVNGLEKIVARFLGELDKIDCGITVASVSTASRRAIIRVTGDYRCVKRVLVALSIQHILFDSCIVVPLRTSGLLSRLRKML
- a CDS encoding PadR family transcriptional regulator translates to MESKAVRRLKRKLTVETLWIYVAKALMNREPLRGYDIVKILRNDMGIKASTITIYSVVYRMAREGLLETVKSGGETLYRLSQRGREEFEEAVKFLESIVTILRS
- a CDS encoding inositol-3-phosphate synthase; this translates as MVRVGIVGVGNIAAMFIQAVEYYRRHEKEDGLIHRIIRNYRVYDIRFAYAIDVSKNKVGKDLSEAIFAKPNQVPKYIDVPRTGVVVRMGRVLDGVAEHMREDFEPANEPEPSLHEIAKELEENNVDVLVNLLPVGSAQASRFYAEAAAKAGVAFVNCIPEFIASDPAYSKMFEENNTLVLGDDIKGQLGSTIVHRALASLVAMRGGEIVESYQLNVGGNTDFKNMLDHSRLHSKKISKTMAVASTQPDPEKILENLFAGPSGYIPFLGNTKVAYIYMKVLGFMGLPITIDLKLTVDDKAMASAILADVVRLAKALRDKGVKGSPDWASAFYFKYPPKQAKSDEEALLNLYLKLEELGIDIEPKRLYLWNYLKQKQ
- the trm14 gene encoding tRNA (guanine(6)-N2)-methyltransferase, with the translated sequence MRLLVTSDTGFEGVLAEELKELANVNILEKSSGRVFIDVDRANIVNVFRSRIANNIYYIVESAENVSTLDEIYKIVRGIDFTLFLEPSQSFAIRPERIGEHSFTSIDIGRVAGQAVIDGYMQAKGVRLRVNLDEPDVEIYVELNGSRLVVAISLTRESLHRRRYRVFSHPAALKSTIASAMLRIAGWRPGDGLYDPMCGGGTVAIEAALASKGVEIPCIARRSIDLGMLDRLFPQVVDEIDKLCMKSLVEWERIHIGVDINPRFVEGAVINAKNAGVDDSTIFIAGDMVEITPKIRGLEHEFGVEMDIAVFNPPYGYRMKPGGLEKLYRKAIAVLRENSFRKIVFITSATKVAERVLAGFDDARIERLRVIHGTLPSIVYSIDFSHN
- the pyrH gene encoding UMP kinase: MAGEKVLLKLSGKIVNPDSPELIERYVQAIIRAVDSGRRIAVVVGGGQQARTYIRCARALRLNNAQADMIGIEIARINALLLAYALGDYAYVPIPRSIEDVQRAWSTGKVVVVGGLQPGQSTAAVAAVVAETLGIRRMLYATDVDGVYDKDPKRFPDAKRFDSISIDVLGQVMSQRFEAGGYELLDPIAVQVIKRSCIEVVVFNGFDSGNFERILSGEVVGTRIVSCR